In Thermodesulfobacteriota bacterium, the genomic window GGATTTGAGATCACAGATTGTGATCTCAAAGAATCGAACTCCTTCTGGGTCAACTGGAACATGAAATCTCCTGGAAACCGCTCGATGTTGCGCTTGACCGCCTGGATCAGTGCGCGTGTCTCGACGTCATAAAGCCGAGCGAGGTCTGTATCGAGCATGACCTTCTGCCCACGTATGAACAAGATTCGCGACTCGATGCGTTCCAGGGGGATGATCGCTCTCTTATCCGCCATAGCCGAGCTCCTTCAGGTTCTTCTTGATAAGGATATCCCTTGGGCATGAATAAATGAGTTATTTTTCTTTTTCTTGTTTATGAATATATTTTTCTCAAAACTGATTTTCTTCTGGGGCACAATTTAGAAAAGAAAGGTTTTGTATTGATTAACTACGAAGCTTTTTCCCACTTTTCAATTGTAGCATCTTTTCTATGAACTAATATGTCATTGGAGCTAACTTTTTTAGCAAGCGATCTTGCACGGACAATTGCATCACTTTTTGTACTAAAGGTGCCATAGGACTTATATGAGCCTTCTCTCTTGACAACCCATCTATCTTTTTGGGGGATTACATGAATGTATGCAATCGAACTTGCAACTTTCAAATTCTTTTTAATTTTAGAGGTATCGATTTTGTAATTTTTTGATTTAGCCATTTTCTGACTCCTATTTACTGTACAAATAATATCCGATGTCTGAATTTATAAAGCTGTCAACTAAATAAAGTATACGTCCAAATTTAATGATTCTCTACTGATTT contains:
- a CDS encoding DUF2188 domain-containing protein, whose translation is MAKSKNYKIDTSKIKKNLKVASSIAYIHVIPQKDRWVVKREGSYKSYGTFSTKSDAIVRARSLAKKVSSNDILVHRKDATIEKWEKAS